A region from the uncultured Macellibacteroides sp. genome encodes:
- a CDS encoding helix-turn-helix domain-containing protein, translating to MNNVGQYIDSLIKEGRHKQSDIARAIGVQRQLLSYIIAGRRELSIPLALKLESFFNLPEGKLLKMQTENSIHNYKHQLKDELEEVLIKVNAFWSYANVSADNIPSDELIEKVFIYLDLKDIAKLFELYTRDYIRKIWREKMAIQGDYLFNLNVMIALYYFDIKQPEKYLKRVEREHLKHILNNA from the coding sequence ATGAATAATGTTGGACAATATATTGATTCCCTTATCAAAGAGGGTAGACACAAGCAATCAGACATTGCGAGAGCGATTGGCGTACAGCGTCAGTTGCTCAGTTATATCATTGCCGGACGGCGTGAATTGTCTATTCCGTTGGCTCTGAAGTTGGAATCGTTTTTCAACTTGCCCGAAGGAAAACTCCTCAAAATGCAGACAGAAAACAGCATTCACAACTATAAACATCAACTCAAAGATGAATTAGAAGAGGTGTTGATTAAAGTCAACGCCTTTTGGTCTTATGCGAATGTATCAGCAGACAATATACCCAGTGATGAGCTAATTGAAAAGGTCTTTATATATCTCGACTTAAAGGATATTGCTAAACTATTTGAGCTTTACACAAGGGATTATATTCGAAAAATCTGGCGGGAGAAGATGGCTATTCAGGGCGACTATCTATTCAATCTCAATGTGATGATTGCCCTCTACTATTTCGACATCAAACAACCCGAAAAATATCTCAAACGAGTTGAACGTGAACATCTAAAACATATATTGAACAATGCGTAA
- a CDS encoding ATP-binding protein, protein MAYIKRDSYIERIKPYIGKPIIKVLTGQRRVGKSCIMLQLCDEVKAMDKKATTIYINCELEEFRVIRTSSDLYTYISSRLTTGGHNYLFIDEVQEIDSFQDALRSLLAEQKCDIFCTGSNANILSSELASYLSGRYMEFEIHSLSYCEFLQFHKLKNSSDSLVKYLTYGGMPFLINLELTREQVFEYLSNVYSTILLKDVVAKEKIRNVSFLENLVVYVSDNVGSLFSSNNISKYLKSQQIQMSPQLIINYLKGLTNAYIIHRVQRADIGGLKIFEVGEKYYFEDLGLRNMIRGGDTSSEIHKLIENAVFLHLTQSGYKVFVGRMNDKEIDFMADKNGRKIYIQVTLTAMDEKTRTREFGNLMEIMDNYPKYVIALNDIIIGDDYKGITYCNLADFLVMDI, encoded by the coding sequence ATGGCATATATTAAGAGAGATAGTTATATTGAGCGCATAAAGCCCTATATAGGTAAGCCAATAATTAAAGTTCTGACCGGACAGCGTAGAGTTGGGAAGAGTTGTATTATGCTTCAGCTATGTGATGAAGTTAAAGCAATGGACAAAAAAGCTACTACTATATATATTAATTGCGAGTTGGAAGAATTCAGAGTAATCAGAACATCTTCCGATCTATATACTTATATAAGTTCACGTTTAACTACTGGCGGACATAATTATCTGTTCATTGATGAAGTACAAGAGATTGATTCATTTCAGGATGCTTTACGCAGCCTGCTTGCCGAGCAGAAATGCGATATTTTCTGCACTGGAAGTAATGCAAATATACTCTCTAGTGAACTGGCGAGCTATCTTTCCGGAAGATACATGGAGTTCGAAATACATTCGCTTAGCTATTGTGAATTTCTGCAATTCCACAAGTTAAAAAATTCATCAGACAGCCTTGTAAAGTATCTTACTTATGGAGGCATGCCCTTTCTTATAAACCTTGAACTAACAAGAGAACAAGTCTTTGAATATTTAAGCAATGTTTATTCTACCATATTACTTAAGGATGTTGTTGCCAAAGAAAAAATACGCAATGTATCTTTTCTTGAGAACTTAGTAGTGTACGTATCAGATAATGTAGGCAGTTTGTTTAGTTCGAACAACATCAGCAAATATCTGAAATCCCAGCAGATTCAAATGTCACCGCAGCTTATTATAAATTACCTGAAAGGACTAACCAATGCTTACATAATTCACCGTGTACAACGGGCCGATATTGGAGGGTTGAAAATCTTTGAAGTAGGAGAAAAGTATTATTTCGAAGATTTGGGATTACGCAATATGATTCGTGGAGGAGATACATCTTCGGAAATACATAAATTGATTGAAAATGCAGTATTCTTACACCTCACTCAATCTGGCTATAAAGTTTTTGTTGGAAGAATGAACGATAAGGAAATTGACTTTATGGCAGATAAAAATGGACGAAAAATTTATATACAGGTTACATTAACTGCAATGGACGAGAAGACCCGCACACGAGAATTTGGCAATCTAATGGAAATAATGGACAATTATCCGAAATATGTTATTGCCCTCAATGATATAATCATAGGAGACGACTATAAAGGGATTACATATTGTAATCTGGCAGACTTCCTTGTAATGGACATTTGA